A stretch of the Arvicola amphibius chromosome 8, mArvAmp1.2, whole genome shotgun sequence genome encodes the following:
- the D2hgdh gene encoding D-2-hydroxyglutarate dehydrogenase, mitochondrial isoform X3, with protein MVLHLVPRCSARLFWASAGWRRTHIQGASVGLKWLGCPRDSYNPLACRRYSSVSGSPEVMLTSERYPVQRLPFSTVSEEDLTAFERIIPGRVITDPEQLEACNVDWLRSVRGCSKVLLRPQTTEEVSQILRHCHKRNLAVNPQGGNTGMVGGSVPVFDEIILSTALMNQVISFHDVSGILVCQAGCVLEELSQYLQERDFIMPLDLGAKGSCHIGGNVATNAGGLRFLRYGSLRGTVLGLEVVLADGTILNCLTSLRKDNTGYDLKQLFIGSEGTLGIITAVSILCPPRPKAVNVAFLGCPGFAEVLQTFSTCKGMLGEILSAFEFMDAECMKLVGQHLHLTNPVQESPFYVLVETSGSSAGHDTEKLTSVLEQVLNSGLVSDGTIATDQRKVQMLWALRERITEALSRDGYVFKYDISLPVEQLYDLVIDLRTRVGPRAKHVVGYGHLGDGNLHLNVTAEAFSQELLGALEPYVYAWTAKQRGSVSAEHGLGFKKKNVLGYSKPPVAVKMMHQLKVLLDPKGILNPYKTLPAQA; from the exons ATGGTGCTCCATTTGGTGCCCAGATGTTCTGCAAGGCTCTTCTGGGCATCAGCAGGATGGAGGAGGACCCACATTCAGGGAGCCTCAGTGGGGCTGAAGTGGCTGGGTTGCCCTCGGGATTCGTACAACCCGTTGGCTTGCAGAAGGTACTCTTCCGTCTCCGGCAGTCCTGAGGTGATGCTGACCTCTGAGCGATACCCAGTGCAACGGCTGCCGTTTTCCACTGTGTCTGAGGAGGACCTGACTGCCTTTGAACGCATCATACCTGGCAGAGTGATCACAGACCCCGAGCAGCTGGAGGCATGCAATGTGGACTGGCTGAGGAGCGTTCGCG GCTGTAGTAAAGTGTTGCTGAGGCCCCAGACCACCGAGGAAGTGTCCCAGATTCTTAG GCATTGCCATAAGAGAAACTTGGCTGTGAACCCACAAGGGGGGAACACTGGCATGGTGGGGGGCAGTGTCCCCGTCTTTGATGAAATCATCCTGTCCACTGCCCTCATGAACCAAGTCATCAGCTTTCATGATGTATCCG GAATTCTGGTCTGCCAGGCAGGCTgcgtgctggaggagctgagccaGTATTTGCAGGAGCGGGACTTCATCATGCCCCTGGACTTGGGAGCCAAGGGCAGCTGCCACATTGGGGGTAATGTGGCAACCAATGCTGGTGGTCTGCGCTTTCTGCGATATGGCTCACTTCGAGGGACTGTCCTGGGCCTGGAAGTG GTACTTGCTGATGGGACCATCCTGAACTGCCTGACCTCCCTGAGGAAGGATAACACAGGCTATGACCTGAAACAGCTGTTCATTGGGTCAGAGGGCACCCTGGGAATCATCACTGCTGTGTCCATCTTGTGCCCACCCAGGCCCAAGGCGGTGAACGTGGCTTTCCTCG GCTGCCCTGGGTTTGCCGAGGTTCTACAGACATTCAGCACTTGCAAGGGGATGCTGGGCGAGATCCTGTCTGCATTTGAGTTCATGGATGCTGAGTGCATGAAGTTGGTGGGACAGCACCTCCACCTGACCAACCCAGTCCAAG AGAGTCCATTCTATGTCCTTGTTGAGACCTCAGGTTCTAGTGCGGGACATGATACCGAGAAGCTGACCAGCGTTCTGGAGCAGGTGCTGAACTCTGGCCTGGTGAGCGACGGCACCATTGCCACGGACCAGAGGAAAGTCCAG ATGCTGTGGGCCCTGCGGGAGAGGATTACAGAGGCGCTCAGCCGTGACGGCTACGTGTTCAAGTATGACATTTCCCTCCCAGTGGAACAACTCTATGACCTCGTGATCGACCTGCGCACCCGTGTTGGCCCTCGTGCCAAACATGTGGTTGGATACGGGCACTTGG GGGATGGTAACCTTCACCTGAATGTGACGGCAGAGGCCTTTAGCCAGGAGCTGCTCGGTGCCTTGGAGCCCTACGTGTATGCCTGGACAGCTAAGCAGCGGGGCAGTGTCAGTGCCGAGCACGGGCTAGGCTTCAAGAAGAAGAACGTCCTCGGCTATAGCAAGCCGCCTGTGGCTGTGAAGATGATGCACCAGCTCAAGGTCCTGCTGGACCCCAAAGGCATCCTGAACCCCTATAAGACTCTGCCCGCTCAGGCCTAG
- the D2hgdh gene encoding D-2-hydroxyglutarate dehydrogenase, mitochondrial isoform X1, whose protein sequence is MTHAHASRMLCCVFSVSAAGAMVLHLVPRCSARLFWASAGWRRTHIQGASVGLKWLGCPRDSYNPLACRRYSSVSGSPEVMLTSERYPVQRLPFSTVSEEDLTAFERIIPGRVITDPEQLEACNVDWLRSVRGCSKVLLRPQTTEEVSQILRHCHKRNLAVNPQGGNTGMVGGSVPVFDEIILSTALMNQVISFHDVSGILVCQAGCVLEELSQYLQERDFIMPLDLGAKGSCHIGGNVATNAGGLRFLRYGSLRGTVLGLEVVLADGTILNCLTSLRKDNTGYDLKQLFIGSEGTLGIITAVSILCPPRPKAVNVAFLGCPGFAEVLQTFSTCKGMLGEILSAFEFMDAECMKLVGQHLHLTNPVQESPFYVLVETSGSSAGHDTEKLTSVLEQVLNSGLVSDGTIATDQRKVQMLWALRERITEALSRDGYVFKYDISLPVEQLYDLVIDLRTRVGPRAKHVVGYGHLGDGNLHLNVTAEAFSQELLGALEPYVYAWTAKQRGSVSAEHGLGFKKKNVLGYSKPPVAVKMMHQLKVLLDPKGILNPYKTLPAQA, encoded by the exons ATGACGCATGCGCATGCTTCGCGCATGCTGTGTTGTGTTTTTTCCGTCTCAG cGGCAGGAGCAATGGTGCTCCATTTGGTGCCCAGATGTTCTGCAAGGCTCTTCTGGGCATCAGCAGGATGGAGGAGGACCCACATTCAGGGAGCCTCAGTGGGGCTGAAGTGGCTGGGTTGCCCTCGGGATTCGTACAACCCGTTGGCTTGCAGAAGGTACTCTTCCGTCTCCGGCAGTCCTGAGGTGATGCTGACCTCTGAGCGATACCCAGTGCAACGGCTGCCGTTTTCCACTGTGTCTGAGGAGGACCTGACTGCCTTTGAACGCATCATACCTGGCAGAGTGATCACAGACCCCGAGCAGCTGGAGGCATGCAATGTGGACTGGCTGAGGAGCGTTCGCG GCTGTAGTAAAGTGTTGCTGAGGCCCCAGACCACCGAGGAAGTGTCCCAGATTCTTAG GCATTGCCATAAGAGAAACTTGGCTGTGAACCCACAAGGGGGGAACACTGGCATGGTGGGGGGCAGTGTCCCCGTCTTTGATGAAATCATCCTGTCCACTGCCCTCATGAACCAAGTCATCAGCTTTCATGATGTATCCG GAATTCTGGTCTGCCAGGCAGGCTgcgtgctggaggagctgagccaGTATTTGCAGGAGCGGGACTTCATCATGCCCCTGGACTTGGGAGCCAAGGGCAGCTGCCACATTGGGGGTAATGTGGCAACCAATGCTGGTGGTCTGCGCTTTCTGCGATATGGCTCACTTCGAGGGACTGTCCTGGGCCTGGAAGTG GTACTTGCTGATGGGACCATCCTGAACTGCCTGACCTCCCTGAGGAAGGATAACACAGGCTATGACCTGAAACAGCTGTTCATTGGGTCAGAGGGCACCCTGGGAATCATCACTGCTGTGTCCATCTTGTGCCCACCCAGGCCCAAGGCGGTGAACGTGGCTTTCCTCG GCTGCCCTGGGTTTGCCGAGGTTCTACAGACATTCAGCACTTGCAAGGGGATGCTGGGCGAGATCCTGTCTGCATTTGAGTTCATGGATGCTGAGTGCATGAAGTTGGTGGGACAGCACCTCCACCTGACCAACCCAGTCCAAG AGAGTCCATTCTATGTCCTTGTTGAGACCTCAGGTTCTAGTGCGGGACATGATACCGAGAAGCTGACCAGCGTTCTGGAGCAGGTGCTGAACTCTGGCCTGGTGAGCGACGGCACCATTGCCACGGACCAGAGGAAAGTCCAG ATGCTGTGGGCCCTGCGGGAGAGGATTACAGAGGCGCTCAGCCGTGACGGCTACGTGTTCAAGTATGACATTTCCCTCCCAGTGGAACAACTCTATGACCTCGTGATCGACCTGCGCACCCGTGTTGGCCCTCGTGCCAAACATGTGGTTGGATACGGGCACTTGG GGGATGGTAACCTTCACCTGAATGTGACGGCAGAGGCCTTTAGCCAGGAGCTGCTCGGTGCCTTGGAGCCCTACGTGTATGCCTGGACAGCTAAGCAGCGGGGCAGTGTCAGTGCCGAGCACGGGCTAGGCTTCAAGAAGAAGAACGTCCTCGGCTATAGCAAGCCGCCTGTGGCTGTGAAGATGATGCACCAGCTCAAGGTCCTGCTGGACCCCAAAGGCATCCTGAACCCCTATAAGACTCTGCCCGCTCAGGCCTAG
- the D2hgdh gene encoding D-2-hydroxyglutarate dehydrogenase, mitochondrial isoform X2, with product MTHAHASRMLCCVFSVSAAGAMVLHLVPRCSARLFWASAGWRRTHIQGASVGLKWLGCPRDSYNPLACRRYSSVSGSPEVMLTSERYPVQRLPFSTVSEEDLTAFERIIPGRVITDPEQLEACNVDWLRSVRGCSKVLLRPQTTEEVSQILRHCHKRNLAVNPQGGNTGMVGGSVPVFDEIILSTALMNQVISFHDVSGILVCQAGCVLEELSQYLQERDFIMPLDLGAKGSCHIGGNVATNAGGLRFLRYGSLRGTVLGLEVVLADGTILNCLTSLRKDNTGYDLKQLFIGSEGTLGIITAVSILCPPRPKAVNVAFLGCPGFAEVLQTFSTCKGMLGEILSAFEFMDAECMKLVGQHLHLTNPVQGSSAGHDTEKLTSVLEQVLNSGLVSDGTIATDQRKVQMLWALRERITEALSRDGYVFKYDISLPVEQLYDLVIDLRTRVGPRAKHVVGYGHLGDGNLHLNVTAEAFSQELLGALEPYVYAWTAKQRGSVSAEHGLGFKKKNVLGYSKPPVAVKMMHQLKVLLDPKGILNPYKTLPAQA from the exons ATGACGCATGCGCATGCTTCGCGCATGCTGTGTTGTGTTTTTTCCGTCTCAG cGGCAGGAGCAATGGTGCTCCATTTGGTGCCCAGATGTTCTGCAAGGCTCTTCTGGGCATCAGCAGGATGGAGGAGGACCCACATTCAGGGAGCCTCAGTGGGGCTGAAGTGGCTGGGTTGCCCTCGGGATTCGTACAACCCGTTGGCTTGCAGAAGGTACTCTTCCGTCTCCGGCAGTCCTGAGGTGATGCTGACCTCTGAGCGATACCCAGTGCAACGGCTGCCGTTTTCCACTGTGTCTGAGGAGGACCTGACTGCCTTTGAACGCATCATACCTGGCAGAGTGATCACAGACCCCGAGCAGCTGGAGGCATGCAATGTGGACTGGCTGAGGAGCGTTCGCG GCTGTAGTAAAGTGTTGCTGAGGCCCCAGACCACCGAGGAAGTGTCCCAGATTCTTAG GCATTGCCATAAGAGAAACTTGGCTGTGAACCCACAAGGGGGGAACACTGGCATGGTGGGGGGCAGTGTCCCCGTCTTTGATGAAATCATCCTGTCCACTGCCCTCATGAACCAAGTCATCAGCTTTCATGATGTATCCG GAATTCTGGTCTGCCAGGCAGGCTgcgtgctggaggagctgagccaGTATTTGCAGGAGCGGGACTTCATCATGCCCCTGGACTTGGGAGCCAAGGGCAGCTGCCACATTGGGGGTAATGTGGCAACCAATGCTGGTGGTCTGCGCTTTCTGCGATATGGCTCACTTCGAGGGACTGTCCTGGGCCTGGAAGTG GTACTTGCTGATGGGACCATCCTGAACTGCCTGACCTCCCTGAGGAAGGATAACACAGGCTATGACCTGAAACAGCTGTTCATTGGGTCAGAGGGCACCCTGGGAATCATCACTGCTGTGTCCATCTTGTGCCCACCCAGGCCCAAGGCGGTGAACGTGGCTTTCCTCG GCTGCCCTGGGTTTGCCGAGGTTCTACAGACATTCAGCACTTGCAAGGGGATGCTGGGCGAGATCCTGTCTGCATTTGAGTTCATGGATGCTGAGTGCATGAAGTTGGTGGGACAGCACCTCCACCTGACCAACCCAGTCCAAG GTTCTAGTGCGGGACATGATACCGAGAAGCTGACCAGCGTTCTGGAGCAGGTGCTGAACTCTGGCCTGGTGAGCGACGGCACCATTGCCACGGACCAGAGGAAAGTCCAG ATGCTGTGGGCCCTGCGGGAGAGGATTACAGAGGCGCTCAGCCGTGACGGCTACGTGTTCAAGTATGACATTTCCCTCCCAGTGGAACAACTCTATGACCTCGTGATCGACCTGCGCACCCGTGTTGGCCCTCGTGCCAAACATGTGGTTGGATACGGGCACTTGG GGGATGGTAACCTTCACCTGAATGTGACGGCAGAGGCCTTTAGCCAGGAGCTGCTCGGTGCCTTGGAGCCCTACGTGTATGCCTGGACAGCTAAGCAGCGGGGCAGTGTCAGTGCCGAGCACGGGCTAGGCTTCAAGAAGAAGAACGTCCTCGGCTATAGCAAGCCGCCTGTGGCTGTGAAGATGATGCACCAGCTCAAGGTCCTGCTGGACCCCAAAGGCATCCTGAACCCCTATAAGACTCTGCCCGCTCAGGCCTAG